Proteins from one Ipomoea triloba cultivar NCNSP0323 chromosome 1, ASM357664v1 genomic window:
- the LOC115998998 gene encoding salicylate carboxymethyltransferase-like, whose translation MKVAEVLHMNGGNGDTSYATNSLLQRKVILMTKPITDRAITSLYSNLNNPKTISIADLGCSSGPNTFLAVSGLVKAVDTARKKLRQNSPEFHIYLNDLPSNDFNTIFQSLQKHQEEIKRELGDGSGPCFFNGVPGSFYERLFPTDSLHFVHSSYSLHWLSQVPKGIEDNKGNIYMSASSPPSVIKAYYKQFESDFSTFLKCRSEELVKGGMMVLTTLGRKSEDPSSKDGCHIWELLAMTLNDLVAKGLVEEEKLNSFNIPKYTPSPTEIKVLVEKNGAFTINSLEVSQIYWTEFDNDNISKNNEKNNNGGYNVARCMRAVAEPMLVSHFGEGIMEDVFHRYREIIADSMSKEKTQFINVAVSLIRK comes from the exons ATGAAGGTAGCTGAAGTGCTTCACATGAATGGAGGAAATGGAGACACCAGTTATGCCACCAACTCCCTTCTTCag CGAAAGGTGATACTTATGACGAAGCCAATAACAGACAGAGCCATAACAAGCCTCTATAGCAACCTCAACAATCCTAAGACCATTTCCATTGCTGACTTGGGCTGTTCCTCCGGCCCCAACACCTTTCTCGCCGTCTCCGGCCTCGTCAAAGCCGTCGATACTGCGCGGAAGAAGCTCCGGCAAAACTCGCCGGAGTTTCACATTTATTTGAATGATCTTCCCAGCAATGACTTCAACACCATTTTCCAGTCGTTGCAGAAACATCAAGAGGAGATCAAGAGGGAGTTGGGAGACGGCTCTGGGCCGTGCTTCTTCAATGGAGTTCCTGGTTCATTTTATGAAAGGCTTTTCCCCACCGATAGCCTCCATTTTGTTCATTCCTCTTATAGTCTCCATTGGCTATCTCAG GTACCTAAAGGAATAGAAGACAACAAGGGCAACATTTACATGTCAGCTTCAAGCCCACCTAGTGTGATAAAGGCCTACTACAAGCAATTTGAAAGCGATTTTTCGACCTTTCTCAAATGTCGTTCAGAGGAATTGGTGAAAGGTGGAATGATGGTTCTTACTACTTTGGGCAGGAAAAGTGAAGACCCTAGTAGCAAAGATGGGTGCCATATTTGGGAACTCCTAGCCATGACCCTTAATGATCTAGTTGCAAAG GGATTAGTGGAAGAGGAGAAATTAAATTCATTCAACATTCCAAAGTACACACCATCTCCGACAGAAATAAAGGTCCTGGTTGAGAAGAATGGTGCATTCACTATTAACTCCTTAGAAGTTTCCCAGATCTATTGGACTGAATTCGACAATGACAATATCAGTAAGAATAATGAGAAGAATAATAATGGTGGATACAATGTTGCTAGGTGCATGAGAGCAGTGGCTGAGCCGATGCTTGTTAGCCACTTTGGTGAAGGAATAATGGAGGATGTGTTTCACAGGTACAGAGAAATCATTGCTGATTCCATGTCTAAAGAGAAGACACAGTTCATCAACGTTGCTGTCTCCTTGATTAGAAAGTAG
- the LOC115999003 gene encoding salicylate carboxymethyltransferase-like codes for MTTVVVEVLGVNGGIGNTSYAKNSLPQQKAILKTKPITDQAITSLYTSSLNLKTISIADLGCSSGPNTFLTVSNLLKAVDRVRKKLRRDSPDFQIYLNDLPTNDFNSIFRSLPTHQEEFKREMGDGFGQCFFNGVPGSFYGRLFPADTLHFVHSSYSLQWLSQVPKGIEDNKANICMAPGSPPNVRKAFSAQFEIDFLTFLKCRSEELVKGGRMVLTILGRKNEKPSFLIIELLAMALNELVSEGLVAEEKLNSFNVPMYTPSLAEVKSLLEKDGSFTINSLEAFQVHWTGNESDVENISDKNNGGYNVARCMRAVTEPTLVSHFGEGIIEDVFPKYRKMIADYMSREKTEFTNVTVSLVKT; via the exons ATGACGACAGTAGTAGTTGAAGTGCTTGGCGTTAATGGAGGAATTGGAAACACCAGTTATGCCAAAAACTCCCTTCCCCAG CAAAAGGCGATACTCAAGACAAAGCCAATTACAGACCAAGCAATAACGAGCCTCTATACTTCCAGCCTAAACCTTAAGACCATCTCCATTGCAGACTTGGGCTGTTCTTCAGGCCCCAACACTTTCCTCACCGTCTCGAACCTTCTCAAAGCCGTGGATAGGGTGCGGAAGAAGCTCCGGCGAGATTCGCCGGACTTTCAGATTTACTTAAACGACCTTCCCACCAATGATTTCAATTCCATTTTCCGGTCTTTGCCAACCCATCAAGAGGAGTTTAAGAGAGAGATGGGAGATGGGTTTGGGCAGTGCTTCTTCAATGGAGTTCCTGGCTCATTTTATGGAAGACTTTTCCCCGCCGACACTCTCCATTTCGTTCATTCTTCTTACAGTCTCCAATGGCTAtctcaa GTACCTAAAGGAATAGAAGACAACAAGGCCAACATTTGCATGGCACCGGGAAGTCCACCTAACGTGAGAAAGGCATTCTCTGCTCAGTTCGAAATAGATTTTTTAACCTTTCTTAAGTGTCGTTCAGAAGAACTGGTGAAAGGCGGGAGAATGGTTTTAACCATACTGGgcagaaaaaatgaaaaacctTCTTTCCTCATTATAGAGCTCCTAGCCATGGCCCTTAATGAACTTGTGTCAGAG GGTTTAGTGGCAGAAGAGAAACTAAATTCATTTAATGTTCCTATGTACACGCCATCTCTAGCAGAAGTGAAATCCTTACTTGAAAAGGATGGTTCTTTCACCATTAACAGCTTGGAGGCCTTCCAAGTTCATTGGACTGGGAATGAATCTGATGTTGAGAATATTAGCGACAAAAACAATGGTGGATACAACGTTGCTAGGTGCATGAGAGCTGTTACAGAGCCTACCCTTGTTAGCCACTTTGGAGAAGGAATAATTGAGGATGTGTTCCCAAAGTACAGGAAGATGATTGCTGATTACATGTCCAGGGAGAAGACTGAGTTCACTAATGTCACTGTCTCTTTGGTTAAAACGTAA
- the LOC116024535 gene encoding ankyrin repeat domain-containing protein 13C-like, with protein sequence MAGFEVLKYAHSPVHKAIILKDYASLRRIIASLPRLCDPAEIHSESTSVAEEGKADAISAVIDRRDVPNRDTPLHLAVKLGDETATEMLMLAGADWSLQNEQGWSALQEAICNREEGVAKIIVRHYQPLAWAKWCRRLPRLIGTMRRMRDFYMEITFHFESSVIPFISRIAPSDTYKIWKRGANLRADMTLAGFDGFRIQRSDQSVLFLGDGSEDGKFPPGSLCMVSHKDKEIMNALDGAGAPATEAEVQHEVVAMSQTNIFRPGIDVTQAVLLPQMTWRRQEKTEMVGPWKAKVYDMHNVVVSIKSRRVPGAMTDDEFFNSCNENEAESEDLDEILTEDERKQLEAALKLDSTDLGIENGDPTIAHRHSCYEQRDIHIEEINGCRNGENVQEKKRWFNGWRKRDNKLEGDKKVIPPRSSISVEEKVNDCVDSSSPPSESKPGRHSMDVSLKRDHARASSSANAESSNRRKDGTRESEYKKGLRPVLWLAPDFPLRTEELLPLLDILANKVKAIRRLRELLTTKLPKGTFPVKVAIPVVPTIRVLVTFTKFEELQPLDEFQTPPSSPTAPGMESPTVVQPSTSWFQWIKAPYQRPSSSTGSSSCKIENIQDPFAVPPEYTWITAEAKKKKLQEKLKKGKSRKQ encoded by the exons ATGGCAGGGTTTGAGGTTTTGAAATATGCCCATAGCCCTGTGCATAAGGCTATAATCTTGAAAGATTATGCCAGTCTCAGGAGGATAATTGCAAGCCTGCCAAGGCTTTGTGACCCTGCTGAAATTCATTCTGAATCGACTTCGGTTGCTGAGGAAGGTAAGGCTGATGCTATTTCAGCTGTGATTGACCGTCGTGATGTTCCTAACCGGGACACGCCTCTTCACTTGGCTGTCAAGCTTGGTGATGAAACGGCCACCGAAATGCTTATGCTTGCCGGGGCGGATTGGAGCTTGCAGAATGAGCAGGGGTGGAGTGCACTGCAGGAGGCGATTTGTAACAGGGAGGAGGGGGTTGCGAAGATTATTGTTAGGCACTACCAGCCTTTGGCTTGGGCCAAATGGTGCAGAAGGTTGCCCCGGTTGATTGGGACGATGAGAAGGATGAGAGACTTTTACATGGAAATCACATTTCATTTCGAGAGCTCTGTTATCCCTTTCATTTCCAGGATTGCGCCCTCCGACACTTACAAAATCTGGAAGAGGGGTGCGAATTTGAGGGCGGACATGACTTTGGCTGGTTTTGATGGCTTTAGAATTCAGCGTTCTGATCAGAGCGTTCTCTTCCTCGGTGATGGCTCTGAAGACGGGAAATTTCCTCCTGGTTCACTGTGCATGGTGTCACACAAAGATAAGGAAATTATGAATGCATTGGACGGTGCTGGTGCTCCAGCAACTGAGGCTGAGGTGCAGCATGAAGTGGTCGCAATGTCTCAAACAAACATTTTCAGGCCCGGAATTGATGTCACTCAAGCAGTTCTGCTACCTCAAATGACATGGAGGCGGCAAGAAAAAACGGAAATGGTGGGCCCTTGGAAGGCAAAAGTATATGATATGCACAATGTGGTTGTGAGCATTAAATCAAGAAGAGTTCCAGGAGCTATGACAGATGATGAATTCTTCAATTCGTGCAATGAAAATGAAGCTGAGAGTGAGGATCTTGATGAGATTTTGACAGAGGATGAAAGAAAACAACTTGAGGCTGCTCTTAAGTTGGACTCAACAGACCTAGGCATTGAGAATGGTGATCCAACCATTGCACACCGTCATAGTTGTTATGAGCAAAGGGATATCCACATCGAGGAGATAAATGGCTGTAGAAATGGTGAGAACGTGCAGGAGAAGAAAAGATGGTTTAATGGCTGGAGGAAACGGGACAATAAACTTGAAGGAGATAAAAAGGTTATCCCACCTAGAAGTTCTATCAGTGTAGAAGAGAAGGTTAATGATTGTGTTGACAGTTCTTCACCCCCTAGTGAATCAAAGCCAGGAAGGCATTCTATGGATGTTAGCTTGAAGAGGGATCACGCGAGAGCTTCTTCATCTGCCAACGCTGAGAGTTCAAACCGCCGCAAAGATGGAACCCGGGAGAGTGAGTATAAGAAAGGATTGAGGCCTGTTCTATGGCTTGCCCCAGATTTCCCTTTGAGAACTGAAGAGCTTTTGCCACTTCTTGACATTCTTGCTAACAAAGTTAAGGCTATCCGGAGACTGAGAGAATTGCTCACAACAAAACTTCCAAAAGGAACCTTTCCAGTTAAG GTTGCTATTCCAGTGGTTCCTACGATCAGAGTGCTGGTTACTTTCACTAAGTTTGAAGAATTGCAGCCACTGGACGAGTTTCAAACTCCTCCATCGAGTCCCACTGCTCCAGGCATGGAAAGCCCGACTGTGGTGCAGCCATCCACGTCTTGGTTTCAGTGGATAAAAGCCCCGTATCAGCGTCCTAGTTCATCCACCGGGAGTTCGAGCTGCAAGATTGAGAATATTCAAGATCCCTTTGCAGTCCCTCCGGAATACACGTGGATCACAGCAGaagcaaagaaaaagaaactgcAGGAGAAGTTGAAGAAAGGGAAGAGCAGGAAACAGTAG
- the LOC116030666 gene encoding salicylate carboxymethyltransferase-like produces MMNVAEVLHMNGGNGLTSYANNSLLQRNVIHMTKPITQQAMTSLYTSLDNPKTISIADLGCSSGPNTFLAISNLVKAVDDHRKKLRRPHSPEFQIYLNDLPTNDFNAIFQSLPKHRREIAGDGCGMCFFNGVPGSFYGRLFPTDSLHFVHSSYSLNWLSQVPKGIKENKGNIICVATASPPNVIKAYNDQFETDFSVHLKCRSKELISGGKMVLTMQGIKSENPTFYKRELLALAINDLVLEGLVEEEKLNSFNFPLYLPTLSEIKSVVEKDGSFTIDCLHASQIHWTGIGIEDNDDNITVSDEDINGAGNNVAMFMRAGLEPVLVSHFGEGIIDELFHRYSNKIAHSMSTYPEKAKVTSVTVSMTKI; encoded by the exons ATGATGAATGTTGCTGAAGTGCTTCACATGAATGGAGGAAATGGACTCACCAGTTATGCCAACAACTCCCTTCTTCAG CGAAACGTGATACATATGACAAAGCCCATAACACAGCAAGCTATGACAAGCCTCTACACCAGCCTCGACAACCCTAAGACCATTTCCATTGCAGATTTGGGCTGTTCCTCTGGCCCCAACACTTTCCTCGCAATCTCCAACCTCGTCAAAGCCGTCGACGACCACCGGAAGAAGCTCCGGCGCCCACATTCTCCGGAGTTTCAGATTTACTTAAATGACCTTCCCACCAACGACTTCAACGCCATTTTCCAGTCATTGCCAAAACATAGGAGGGAGATAGCCGGAGACGGGTGTGGGATGTGTTTCTTCAATGGAGTTCCCGGTTCATTTTATGGCAGGCTTTTCCCCACCGATAGCCTCCATTTTGTTCATTCTTCTTATAGTCTCAATTGGCTATCTCaa GTACCTAAaggaataaaagaaaacaagggCAACATTATTTGCGTTGCAACTGCAAGTCCACCAAATGTTATAAAGGCATACAATGATCAATTTGAAACCGATTTTTCTGTCCATCTCAAGTGCCGCTCTAAAGAGCTGATCAGTGGTGGAAAAATGGTTTTGACCATGCAGGGCATAAAAAGTGAAAATCCCACTTTTTATAAACGGGAGCTCCTAGCTTTAGCAATTAATGATCTAGTTCTAGAG GGTCTTGTTGAAGAAGAGAAATTAAATTCCTTTAATTTTCCTCTATACCTGCCAACTCTATCAGAAATAAAATCCGTAGTTGAGAAGGATGGTTCCTTCACTATTGATTGCTTGCACGCTTCCCAAATTCATTGGACTGGAATTGGAATTGAGGATAATGATGACAATATTACTGTTAGTGACGAGGATATTAATGGTGCAGGGAATAATGTTGCCATGTTCATGAGAGCTGGTCTTGAGCCTGTACTTGTTAGCCACTTTGGTGAAGGAATAATTGATGAATTGTTCCACAGGTACAGCAACAAGATTGCTCATTCCATGTCCACCTACCCGGAGAAAGCAAAGGTCACTAGTGTTACTGTCTCCATgactaaaatttaa
- the LOC116030699 gene encoding salicylate carboxymethyltransferase-like, which produces MKADEVFRMNGGIEDINYANNSLLQRNVIHMTKLITDKAITSLYTSLNDPKTISIADLGCSFGPNALLAVSNLVKAVDDQRKKLRRRHSPEFQIYLNDLPTNDFNTIFQSLPKHEEDLRREIGDGYGLCFFNGVPGSFYGRLFPSDSIHFFHSSFSLHWLSQVPKGIEENMGNICMATASPPSVIKAYYDQFEQDFSTFLKCRSKELVKGGRMILTMPGRQSKNPTFPTFELLALVLNDLVAEGYLEQEKLNLFNVPLYTPFLAEVKLLVEKDGSFTIDCLETFQSHWTRGYIYNGNGDDNIVSDEDTGGYDVARSLRAVIEPMLVSYFGEGIINEVFHRYNKMIVDFMSIQPEKSLLTVIIISLIKL; this is translated from the exons ATGAAAGCAGATGAAGTGTTTCGCATGAATGGAGGAATTGAAGACATCAATTATGCTAACAACTCCCTTCTTCAG CGAAACGTGATACATATGACAAAGCTCATAACAGACAAAGCAATAACGAGCCTCTATACTAGCCTCAACGATCCTAAGACCATCTCCATTGCAGACTTGGGCTGTTCCTTTGGCCCCAACGCTTTGCTGGCAGTCTCCAACCTCGTCAAAGCCGTCGACGACCAGCGGAAGAAGCTCCGGCGGCGACACTCCCCGGAGTTTCAGATTTACTTAAATGACCTTCCCACCAACGACTTCAACACTATTTTCCAGTCGTTGCCAAAACATGAAGAGGATTTAAGGAGGGAGATAGGAGACGGGTATGGGCTGTGCTTCTTCAATGGAGTTCCCGGTTCATTTTATGGCAGACTTTTTCCCTCCGATAGCATTCATTTTTTCCATTCTTCTTTTAGTCTCCATTGGCTATCTCAA GTACCTAAAGGAATAGAAGAAAACATGGGCAACATTTGCATGGCAACGGCTAGTCCACCGTCTGTGATAAAGGCATATTATGATCAATTTGAACAAGATTTTTCTACTTTTCTCAAGTGTCGCTCTAAAGAATTAGTGAAAGGTGGGAGAATGATTTTGACTATGCCGGGTAGACAAAGCAAAAACCCTACTTTCCCTACGTTCGAGCTCCTAGCTTTAGTGCTTAATGATTTAGTTGCAGAG GGTTATCTGGAACAGGAGAAACTAAACTTGTTTAATGTTCCTTTATACACGCCATTTTTAGCAGAAGTAAAACTCCTAGTTGAGAAGGATGGCTCCTTCACTATTGACTGCTTGGAGACTTTTCAAAGTCATTGGACaagaggatatatatataatggaaatGGTGATGACAATATTGTTAGTGACGAGGATACTGGTGGGTACGATGTTGCTAGGAGCCTAAGAGCTGTTATTGAGCCTATGCTTGTTAGCTACTTTGGTGAAGGAATAATTAATGAGGTGTTCCACAGGTACAACAAGATGATTGTTGATTTCATGTCGATCCAACCAGAGAAATCTCTGTTAACTGTTATCATTATCTCCctaattaaattgtaa